Proteins encoded together in one Osmia lignaria lignaria isolate PbOS001 chromosome 4, iyOsmLign1, whole genome shotgun sequence window:
- the LOC117603396 gene encoding plasmolipin, which produces MMSETVVTMDSSSNNTSNNPRQVPTVKTEPGQPNPLTSIRLNVPYFTTIPGIIKLVQLALGIICMACASPAWVGATHWFLFVAVTAFIASLLWCFVYVLSIREALKLPINWILTELLNTTVFAILYMIAFIAQLSVWSALHHVSTSRNIAAGVFGIFNTLAYAAGAYFLYVEWKSSNTQ; this is translated from the exons ATGATGTCGGAGACCGTTGTGACAATGGACAGTTCCAGCAACAACACCAGCAATAATCCTCGACAGGTGCCTACGGTGAAGACAGAACCGGGTCAACCGAACCCTCTGACTAGCATTAGATTAAACGTGCCCTACTTCACCACCATACCCGGTATCATCAAACTCGTGCAATTG GCTCTTGGTATAATATGCATGGCATGCGCGTCTCCAGCATGGGTAGGTGCAACCCACTGGTTTCTATTTGTCGCTGTGACAGCTTTCATCGCCTCTTTATTATGGTGTTTCGTTTACGTGTTGTCGATTCGAGAAGCACTTAAACTACCCATCAACTGGATTTTGACG GAACTTTTGAATACTACGGTGTTCGCGATACTCTACATGATAGCCTTCATAGCACAATTGTCGGTATGGAGCGCGTTGCACCATGTGTCTACCTCGAGGAACATCGCAGCAGGG GTATTCGGAATTTTTAACACGCTTGCGTACGCCGCTGGAGCGTATTTCCTGTACGTCGAATGGAAGAGCAGCAATACGCAGTGA
- the LOC117603392 gene encoding uncharacterized protein LOC117603392 isoform X1 gives MTSFMVPRSKRKRTLQSIPDVRRVTTYLIKVSLNLVHIVVCICRLIETIVNPVQRYSLHRYRGFLEQTLYEKCESATKGMTMSHSVTIRTQTVTSSSTSVIINTGYLKTWGGLFKLLHVALGIVCVAIIGHRFTTHGGYQYTAELFFLLITTTFMISSFILLVSCLASLSTSSIISKTIFELLYHSIAFGLYLAASLTFIVHVSNMKGYSQYEVLMAAAICGLVNSALYLLSTIVALRTYRGI, from the exons ATGACGTCATTCATGGTACCGCGTTCGAAACGCAAGCGTACACTTCAGTCAATCCCAGACGTCCGCCGCGTGACCACCTATCTCATTAAGGTCAGTTTAAACCTTGTGCACATTGTCGTTTGCATTTGCCGGTTAATAGAAACAATCGTAAATCCTGTACAGAGATACTCGTTGCATCGATATCGTGGGTTTCTCGAGCAAACCTTGTACGAGAAGTGTG AATCGGCAACGAAGGGAATGACAATGTCGCATTCGGTAACCATCAGAACACAAACGGTGACGAGTAGCTCCACGTCGGTCATCATCAACACTGGTTATTTGAAAACGTGGGGCGGTCTTTTCAAGTTATTGCACGTG GCACTGGGAATAGTTTGCGTGGCAATAATTGGCCATCGATTCACCACGCATGGTGGATACCAATATACCGCtgaattattctttcttttaataacgACGACGTTTATGATCTCTAGTTTTATCCTACTGGTAAGCTGTTTAGCTTCACTCTCGACGTCGTCTATCATCTCAAAAACCATCTTC GAACTTCTCTATCATTCTATAGCATTTGGATTATATTTAGCTGCATCGTTAACTTTTATAGTGCATGTATCGAATATGAAAGGCTACAGCCAATACGAAGTGTTAATGGCTGCTGCG atCTGCGGTTTGGTAAACTCTGCATTGTATCTCCTAAGCACTATCGTTGCTCTCCGTACATACAGAGGAATTTGA
- the LOC117603377 gene encoding dynein axonemal intermediate chain 3, translating into MAAKKKKMPRKGVKRPLDWTLVDENIEDVERIKLDAETQRELGCLVGEHVFLEYPWAYVQRDLVINFSKLPESSLEAFQEKILAYKADTFLLGYASTQLISDEFVICLSEHAKRIVCERNRDISKAIWNKVANKVRKKANYWQSFGSELEVEETFVKNLRELFEVEIVLPGKLLGSNRKLCDRGSNDSRDSYVQLVNANENFENIDRKCIARTVQTHLPSREAFVQTYLKNPRNAWTQYVYEDTLNDASIHEEDLEEKSEENDEERSREKSDIEDKEVEEIPREKTPLELFLEARSQEMIEVIRYNAAVNLHVDDVQNLSRPECKILALPKANTLRERCSFIPFNFKVNKAISNVSVHPKLTEYVAISYISVPTGSWENKFANEGEFQTRVLLWSFQDSLRPQLSLQDHREIYSVCFCPYDDNLVIGGCSTGQTIVWNIEDYLSSDRNDKNIKFRTSSQNNAPVFRPIVVSDKHRSHCLPVRTIWWMPASYKVEPNGKLTKSSISTDVQFLTASEDGTVAFWNLSLSSKFRTLVEDEIFQPVFRLRVPISSQESENVTLLCLCLPSIKNPKDTEYTRSLWIGCREGLIKCKWEEQAEDTAEIVECKILNHSYVHDGPVTEITRSPHLRDVLLTIGGRVFAIWRDDYLDSPLFWRRARRYTVCCWANEPGVFLLGTRDGAFEIWDIKNESNQPVFSRVVSSRSISSLILLDYLGCKGSKMIGIGDQNGFFQAFEEPEIFRGDQTIIERMDWFEEYVWREARRKRVFIGWQEDFLANDPVMIAKRAARRDEERKREAEKTRERLRREQEARLKLRAEKRTRSAPISKDVAWKSKEFDRMKNVLLSKKGLVPAELEAKRLPLVVAKAERDAKLKRAQDKVANQEAHFLNKLLIDFPELFETKREALKSKESVEQQKSVDDYLKKFDEIRNRANEMLTKNSRN; encoded by the coding sequence ATGGCggcaaagaaaaagaagatgcCGAGGAAAGGGGTTAAACGTCCACTTGACTGGACGTTAGTCGACGAAAATATCGAAGATGTGGAACGGATAAAGCTGGATGCCGAAACGCAACGAGAACTGGGCTGTTTGGTCGGCGAGCACGTGTTCCTCGAATACCCGTGGGCGTACGTGCAACGAGATCTCGTTATAAATTTCTCTAAACTACCCGAGTCGTCTCTAGAAGCGTTTCAAGAAAAAATTCTCGCCTACAAAGCCGACACGTTTCTTCTGGGCTACGCTTCAACCCAGTTGATTTCCGACGAATTTGTGATTTGCCTTAGCGAGCACGCGAAACGCATTGTCTGCGAGCGAAACAGAGATATCTCGAAGGCAATCTGGAACAAAGTTGCGAATAAAGTAAGAAAAAAGGCAAATTACTGGCAGTCTTTCGGCAGCGAGTTGGAAGTGGAAGAAACTTTTGTGAAAAATCTCAGGGAATTGTTCGAAGTGGAAATTGTGTTACCTGGAAAACTGTTGGGTTCGAACCGAAAATTATGCGACAGAGGTTCGAACGATTCTAGAGATAGCTACGTGCAGCTCGTGAACGCGAACGAGAACTTTGAAAACATCGACAGAAAATGCATCGCTAGAACTGTTCAAACGCATTTGCCATCTCGGGAGGCTTTCGTTCAAACGTACCTTAAGAATCCTAGAAATGCATGGACACAGTATGTGTACGAAGACACTTTGAACGACGCTTCTATTCATGAAGAAGATCTCGAAGAAAAATCGGAGGAGAATGACGAGGAACGATCTCGAGAAAAAAGCGACATCGAAGACAAGGAGGTCGAAGAGATACCCAGAGAAAAAACTCCATTAGAATTATTTCTAGAGGCTCGATCACAGGAGATGATCGAGGTTATCAGATATAACGCAGCAGTAAATTTACACGTGGACGATGTTCAAAATTTATCTCGTCCAGAATGTAAAATCCTAGCTCTTCCTAAAGCGAATACTTTGCGCGAACGATGCTCGTTCATTCCTTTCAATTTTAAAGTCAATAAAGCTATTTCAAACGTTTCCGTCCATCCGAAGTTAACAGAGTACGTAGCAATTTCGTACATCAGCGTCCCAACTGGAAGCTGGGAAAATAAATTTGCGAACGAAGGCGAATTTCAAACTAGAGTGCTTCTTTGGTCGTTTCAGGATTCGCTTCGTCCACAACTCAGCCTTCAGGACCACAGAGAGATTTATTCTGTTTGCTTTTGTCCGTACGACGACAATTTAGTGATCGGAGGCTGTTCTACCGGCCAAACGATCGTTTGGAACATCGAAGATTATTTGAGCAGCGATCGAAatgacaaaaatataaaatttagaaccTCATCGCAAAACAACGCGCCAGTATTTCGTCCGATTGTTGTTTCGGATAAACATCGTTCTCATTGCCTACCTGTTCGAACGATCTGGTGGATGCCTGCCAGCTATAAAGTAGAGCCAAATGGAAAGTTGACAAAATCATCCATTTCCACGGACGTGCAATTTCTAACCGCTTCCGAGGATGGCACGGTTGCCTTTTGGAACCTTTCTCTTAGCTCCAAGTTCCGCACTCTCGTCGAGGACGAGATTTTTCAACCAGTCTTTCGCTTAAGGGTTCCAATTTCGAGCCAAGAATCAGAGAATGTAACGCTGTTATGTTTGTGTCTACCATCGATCAAGAACCCGAAGGATACGGAGTACACGAGAAGTTTGTGGATAGGTTGCAGAGAAGGATTGATAAAGTGTAAATGGGAAGAGCAGGCGGAAGATACAGCAGAGATCGTCGAATGTAAGATCTTAAATCATTCGTACGTGCACGACGGTCCAGTTACAGAAATTACGAGATCTCCTCATCTTCGAGATGTTCTTTTGACGATCGGTGGACGAGTGTTCGCCATTTGGAGAGACGACTATCTGGATTCTCCGTTATTCTGGAGGAGGGCTCGTAGGTACACGGTTTGCTGTTGGGCCAACGAACCCGGAGTTTTTCTCCTCGGCACCCGAGACGGTGCATTCGAAATTTGGGACATAAAGAACGAATCGAATCAGCCGGTGTTTTCGCGAGTCGTATCATCGAGATCGATCAGCAGTCTGATATTGTTGGATTATCTTGGGTGCAAAGGTTCGAAAATGATCGGTATAGGAGACCAAAATGGATTTTTTCAAGCGTTCGAAGAACCCGAGATCTTTCGTGGCGATCAGACGATTATCGAGAGGATGGATTGGTTCGAGGAATACGTGTGGCGAGAAGCGCGAAGGAAAAGAGTTTTCATCGGTTGGCAAGAGGATTTTCTTGCCAACGATCCGGTCATGATAGCGAAACGAGCAGCTAGGCGTGACGAAGAACGCAAAAGAGAAGCGGAAAAGACGAGGGAAAGGCTTCGTAGAGAGCAGGAAGCGCGTTTGAAATTGAGAGCTGAGAAAAGGACTCGCAGTGCACCGATATCAAAGGATGTTGCGTGGAAATCGAAGGAATTCGATAGAATGAAAAATGTACTTCTTAGTAAAAAGGGCTTGGTTCCTGCCGAGCTCGAAGCGAAAAGGCTTCCTCTGGTTGTCGCAAAAGCGGAAAGGGATGCAAAGTTGAAGAGAGCTCAGGACAAAGTTGCCAATCAGGAAGCACACTTTTTGAACAAACTGCTCATTGATTTTCCAGAGTTGTTCGAAACGAAAAGGGAAGCTTTGAAATCCAAAGAATCGGTCGAACAACAAAAATCCGTGGacgattatttgaaaaaatttgacGAAATACGCAATCGAGCTAATGAGATGTTAACTAAAAATTCgcgcaattaa
- the LOC117603395 gene encoding uncharacterized protein LOC117603395 isoform X2: protein MGLHARSINDSLRLASTIKGEVSWSTTEEPFTPEEEDAIVTLVVVVIGIIAAIVILFSMGIFIDCKLQKKNVLKKKKLKLKMPPLSRARKIQKEDTKSLASDMCPNGSSDVGFRARDAIV from the exons ATGGGGTTGCACGCCAGAAGCATCAACGATAGTTTAAGACTAGCGTCGACGATCAagg GAGAAGTGTCGTGGTCAACGACAGAGGAACCCTTTACGCCCGAAGAGGAGGATGCGATAGTGAcgctggtggtggtggtgatcgGCATAATCGCGGCTATAGTGATACTGTTCTCCATGGGAATCTTTATCGACTGCAAGCTCCA aaagAAGAACgttttgaagaaaaagaagttgAAACTGAAAATGCCACCACTGTCTCGCGCGAGGAAGATTCAAAAAGAGGACACGAAATCCTTGGCATCGGACATGTGCCCGAACGGTTCTAGCGACGTTGGTTTTCGTGCAAGGGATGCTATTGTTTGA
- the sing gene encoding LOW QUALITY PROTEIN: MARVEL domain-containing protein sing (The sequence of the model RefSeq protein was modified relative to this genomic sequence to represent the inferred CDS: substituted 2 bases at 2 genomic stop codons) — translation MGRNGVGPVIRMSSTGTHTAGGVECCFCRCCTCIHIEFLKTMPGMLKLCETIISGLIQSLLINYGLKYSTTIGSAFEGSLTTSSACFLTSAVLLACYIVSEKSYKLIRSSLFFSFLFGILYKDISPPXLLHQARIXRLSCNDSSLCMRNYLFILFSFCTSISLFYLYSL, via the exons ATGGGTAGAAACGGAGTCGGTCCAGTGATCAGGATGTCGTCCACAGGCACCCATACTGCTGGAGGCGTGGAATGTTGCTTCTGTAGGTGTTGCACCTGCATACacattgaatttttgaaaactaTGCCTGGAATGTTGAAACTGTGCGAAACG ATTATCAGTGGTCTGATACAAAGCTTGCTAATTAATTACGGTTTAAAATACAGTACAACGATTGGCTCGGCTTTCGAAGGATCTTTGACTACGTCTTCTGCTTGCTTCTTGACGTCAGCGGTGTTACTTGCCTGCTATATTGTATCTGAAAAGTCGTATAAGCTGATTAGATCCTCTTTGTTC TTCAGCTTCCTATTTGGCATTCTCTACAAAGATATTTCTCCTCCCTGATTATTACATCAGGCCAGGATTTGACGTCTATCCTGCAATGACAGCAGCCTATGTATGCGCAATTACTTGTTTATTTTATTCAGTTTCTGCACTTCtataagtttattttatttgtacagTTTATGA
- the LOC117603387 gene encoding syntenin-1: MSLYPTLEDMKVDHMMKAQLQAESQYNVPPISHEKSAPTAPVYNSSIPLYPSLGEYMGLELTEEMIAQNMPEYSLVHKSDMTVCTPATLGPLAGMVAPLSGQSLGLQRAQVTNGIRELILCKDKDGKIGLRVHAVNNGIFVCLVSQNTPAALAGLRFGDQILSINNVSVAGYTMEQVHKMLRNADVNNIRVVVRDRPFERTVTMHKDSTGYIGFQFKNGKIIALVKDSSAARNGLLTDHQILEINGKNVIGLKDKEITAEIENGGNIITVTVIPSYIYDHMVKKMNSSLLKTLMDHSVPDV, translated from the exons ATGTCTCTGTATCCTACTCTTGAAGATATGAAGGTAGATCATATGATGAAG gCACAACTACAAGCAGAATCACAGTATAATGTTCCACCTATATCACATGAAAAATCTGCCCCTACTGCACCAGTTTATAATTCTTCTATTCCATTATACCCCTCATTGGGGGAATATATGGGCTTGGAACTTACAGAGGAAATGATAGCACAAAATATGCCTGAATATTCCCTTGTACATAAATCAGAT atGACAGTCTGCACCCCTGCAACATTGGGGCCATTAGCAGGTATGGTTGCACCATTGTCTGGACAGTCTTTGGGATTACAGAGAGCTCAAGTTACAAATGGAATAAGGGAA TTGATCCTCTGCAAAGATAAAGATGGTAAAATTGGTCTAAGGGTACATGCTGTAAATAATGGTATCTTTGTGTGTCTTGTGAGCCAAAATACTCCTGCTGCACTTGCTGGATTAAGGTTTGGAGATCAAATTTTAAGTATCAATAATGTTTCTGTTGCTGGATACACTATGGAACAAGTTCACAAAATGTTACGAAATGCTGACGTTAATAACATCCGAGTAGTGGTACGGGATAG ACCTTTCGAACGCACGGTAACTATGCACAAAGACAGTACAGGATACATCGGGTTTCAGTTTAAGAACGGGAAGATTATTGCTTTAGTTAAAGATTCTTCAGCTGCTAGAAATGGTCTCTTAACTGATCATCAAATACTTGAAATTAATGGGAAG AATGTTATTGGACTAAAGGATAAAGAAATTACGGCTGAAATTGAAAATGGCGGGAACATAATCACTGTGACGGTTATTCCATCGTACATTTACGACCATATGGTTAAAAA AATGAATAGCAGCTTATTAAAAACGTTGATGGACCATTCTGTGCCAGATGTTTAA
- the LOC117603395 gene encoding uncharacterized protein LOC117603395 isoform X1: MFLVRSTLVAGLVVSEYFRPFHFLFRAVTELYVPRRTSPMDSREERTMCNDVNRRKESIEFSIFISYDQKYINRMEFEYRYYFCKREVSWSTTEEPFTPEEEDAIVTLVVVVIGIIAAIVILFSMGIFIDCKLQKKNVLKKKKLKLKMPPLSRARKIQKEDTKSLASDMCPNGSSDVGFRARDAIV; this comes from the exons ATGTTTCTCGTCCGATCGACACTTGTCGCGGGGCTCGTCGTTTCTGAATATTTCAGACCCTTCCATTTCCTGTTTCGTGCTGTCACGGAATTGTACGTGCCACGAAGAACGTCACCGATGGATTCTCGAGAAGAACGCACAATGTGCAATGACGTCAATCGACGAAAGGAATCGATTGAATTTTCCATATTCATTTCCTATGACCAAAAATATATCAATCGTATGGAATTCGAATACCGATACTACTTTTGCAAAC GAGAAGTGTCGTGGTCAACGACAGAGGAACCCTTTACGCCCGAAGAGGAGGATGCGATAGTGAcgctggtggtggtggtgatcgGCATAATCGCGGCTATAGTGATACTGTTCTCCATGGGAATCTTTATCGACTGCAAGCTCCA aaagAAGAACgttttgaagaaaaagaagttgAAACTGAAAATGCCACCACTGTCTCGCGCGAGGAAGATTCAAAAAGAGGACACGAAATCCTTGGCATCGGACATGTGCCCGAACGGTTCTAGCGACGTTGGTTTTCGTGCAAGGGATGCTATTGTTTGA
- the LOC117603392 gene encoding uncharacterized protein LOC117603392 isoform X3, whose product MTMSHSVTIRTQTVTSSSTSVIINTGYLKTWGGLFKLLHVALGIVCVAIIGHRFTTHGGYQYTAELFFLLITTTFMISSFILLVSCLASLSTSSIISKTIFELLYHSIAFGLYLAASLTFIVHVSNMKGYSQYEVLMAAAICGLVNSALYLLSTIVALRTYRGI is encoded by the exons ATGACAATGTCGCATTCGGTAACCATCAGAACACAAACGGTGACGAGTAGCTCCACGTCGGTCATCATCAACACTGGTTATTTGAAAACGTGGGGCGGTCTTTTCAAGTTATTGCACGTG GCACTGGGAATAGTTTGCGTGGCAATAATTGGCCATCGATTCACCACGCATGGTGGATACCAATATACCGCtgaattattctttcttttaataacgACGACGTTTATGATCTCTAGTTTTATCCTACTGGTAAGCTGTTTAGCTTCACTCTCGACGTCGTCTATCATCTCAAAAACCATCTTC GAACTTCTCTATCATTCTATAGCATTTGGATTATATTTAGCTGCATCGTTAACTTTTATAGTGCATGTATCGAATATGAAAGGCTACAGCCAATACGAAGTGTTAATGGCTGCTGCG atCTGCGGTTTGGTAAACTCTGCATTGTATCTCCTAAGCACTATCGTTGCTCTCCGTACATACAGAGGAATTTGA
- the LOC117603392 gene encoding uncharacterized protein LOC117603392 isoform X2 produces MTSFMVPRSKRKRTLQSIPDVRRVTTYLIKRYSLHRYRGFLEQTLYEKCESATKGMTMSHSVTIRTQTVTSSSTSVIINTGYLKTWGGLFKLLHVALGIVCVAIIGHRFTTHGGYQYTAELFFLLITTTFMISSFILLVSCLASLSTSSIISKTIFELLYHSIAFGLYLAASLTFIVHVSNMKGYSQYEVLMAAAICGLVNSALYLLSTIVALRTYRGI; encoded by the exons ATGACGTCATTCATGGTACCGCGTTCGAAACGCAAGCGTACACTTCAGTCAATCCCAGACGTCCGCCGCGTGACCACCTATCTCATTAAG AGATACTCGTTGCATCGATATCGTGGGTTTCTCGAGCAAACCTTGTACGAGAAGTGTG AATCGGCAACGAAGGGAATGACAATGTCGCATTCGGTAACCATCAGAACACAAACGGTGACGAGTAGCTCCACGTCGGTCATCATCAACACTGGTTATTTGAAAACGTGGGGCGGTCTTTTCAAGTTATTGCACGTG GCACTGGGAATAGTTTGCGTGGCAATAATTGGCCATCGATTCACCACGCATGGTGGATACCAATATACCGCtgaattattctttcttttaataacgACGACGTTTATGATCTCTAGTTTTATCCTACTGGTAAGCTGTTTAGCTTCACTCTCGACGTCGTCTATCATCTCAAAAACCATCTTC GAACTTCTCTATCATTCTATAGCATTTGGATTATATTTAGCTGCATCGTTAACTTTTATAGTGCATGTATCGAATATGAAAGGCTACAGCCAATACGAAGTGTTAATGGCTGCTGCG atCTGCGGTTTGGTAAACTCTGCATTGTATCTCCTAAGCACTATCGTTGCTCTCCGTACATACAGAGGAATTTGA
- the LOC117603391 gene encoding transmembrane protein 45B, with amino-acid sequence MTEFPMYSADSCLPYILTGCIFYGFGLKWCYEYAKYWVSLRSRDDSSTTKGLRLIEKCEKLLNRHPIEGSLKLIATAVGLAGTITGGMQQVGNVSPKVVLATIYLFFAFSGLVDVLNFYFPHNVSEGLVKLALGQSFFIEGFLFLWGSVGSNAIVNLILAFIVWTTSLAIALELVWPELKLLRASTTLLHGGWIAHMVRVYHTGIPVRPEGVALIFSWHVAAASAVTLCVVAITRSCAPRIILGEPPEIPIYDYCQEPDQRM; translated from the coding sequence ATGACTGAATTCCCAATGTACTCTGCAGATAGCTGTTTACCATACATTCTTACCGGATGTATTTTTTATGGCTTTGGTTTGAAGTGGTGCTATGAATATGCCAAATACTGGGTGTCTCTAAGATCTAGAGATGATTCAAGTACAACCAAAGGATTAAGACTGATAGAAAAATGTGAGAAGTTATTAAATAGACATCCTATTGAAGGGAGTTTAAAATTAATAGCAACTGCTGTAGGTTTAGCTGGTACAATAACTGGTGGGATGCAACAAGTTGGCAATGTGTCTCCTAAAGTTGTACTTGCAACAATCTATTTGTTTTTTGCATTCTCTGGTCTTGTTGATGTTTTAAATTTCTACTTTCCTCACAATGTGAGTGAGGGATTAGTTAAATTGGCACTTGGTCAAAGCTTCTTCATAGAAGGATTTCTCTTCTTATGGGGAAGTGTTGGAAGTAATGCAATAGTGAATTTAATCTTAGCCTTTATAGTATGGACCACATCTCTGGCTATTGCCTTGGAACTTGTGTGGCCTGAATTGAAACTATTAAGAGCTTCTACAACACTTCTTCATGGTGGTTGGATAGCACACATGGTACGGGTATACCATACAGGTATACCAGTAAGACCAGAAGGTGTTGCTCTTATATTTTCTTGGCATGTAGCAGCTGCTTCAGCTGTAACATTATGTGTGGTAGCAATAACAAGAAGCTGTGCTCCTAGAATCATACTAGGAGAACCACCAGAGATTCCTATTTATGATTATTGTCAAGAGCCAGATCAGAGAATGTAA